One Anaerolineae bacterium genomic region harbors:
- a CDS encoding MBL fold metallo-hydrolase, giving the protein MPRIVELGRHVFPVRLPFVLPIREGVEAQRFVTTYIVVGERGACVVDTGAAGSQEHLVRTLQELGLTPADVRLVINTHEHGDHIGGNAFFEEWAHPDFACHEAAVRWVEDLEAQQRERPIYQFERLVNRSVRITRVLQDGDEIDLGGTTLRVIFTPGHSPGSISLFCPQEGVLITADALQPVGGLPLYMDPRKAVESLRRLAGMPGVHVLYNSHREEPLTGPEIPRALKESIHYIERVGELAEEARRRLGEGAAPEEITREVLLALGLNPPPVMPLTIISVTSHFR; this is encoded by the coding sequence ATGCCGAGAATCGTTGAGCTTGGCCGGCATGTCTTCCCGGTTCGCCTGCCCTTCGTCCTCCCGATTCGCGAAGGGGTCGAGGCACAGCGTTTTGTCACCACGTACATTGTGGTTGGTGAACGGGGGGCCTGTGTGGTGGACACTGGCGCCGCCGGCTCCCAGGAACACCTGGTGCGGACGCTCCAGGAGCTGGGGCTGACGCCAGCGGACGTGCGGCTGGTCATCAACACCCATGAGCACGGAGACCACATCGGCGGCAACGCTTTTTTCGAAGAATGGGCGCATCCTGACTTCGCCTGCCACGAGGCCGCGGTGCGCTGGGTCGAGGACCTGGAGGCCCAACAGCGCGAGCGCCCCATTTACCAGTTCGAGCGGTTGGTGAACCGATCGGTGCGCATCACGCGCGTCCTGCAGGATGGGGACGAGATTGATCTGGGCGGGACCACCCTGCGGGTGATTTTCACGCCGGGGCATTCCCCTGGCTCCATATCGCTCTTTTGCCCCCAGGAGGGGGTACTCATCACCGCGGATGCGCTCCAGCCGGTGGGGGGACTGCCGCTGTACATGGATCCGCGGAAGGCCGTGGAGTCCCTGCGCCGGCTGGCCGGCATGCCGGGGGTGCATGTGCTGTACAACTCCCATCGGGAGGAGCCGCTTACCGGGCCGGAGATCCCGCGGGCATTGAAAGAGAGCATCCACTACATAGAGCGGGTGGGGGAGCTGGCGGAGGAGGCGCGGCGCCGGCTGGGAGAGGGTGCCGCGCCGGAGGAAATCACGCGGGAGGTGCTGTTGGCACTGGGCCTCAACCCGCCGCCCGTGATGCCGCTCACCATCATCAGCGTGACCTCGCATTTTCGCTGA